A part of Streptomyces sp. NBC_01497 genomic DNA contains:
- a CDS encoding AMP-binding protein, translating to MTTRTAAAAASAAVPAPGAPSYTHGTGTTPLLGDTIGANLAAAVAAYGQREALVDTASGRRWTYAEFGADVERLARALLALGIAKGDRVGIWAVNCPEWVLVQYATARVGAVMVTINPAYRSHEVGFVLRQSGVRLLVASSAHRTSDYRAMIDEVRPQCPGLRAVHYIGDPSWDDLVAAASGATAQELVAREAELSCDDPINIQYTSGTTGFPKGATLSHHNILNNGYFVGETVGYTPADRICLPVPFYHCFGMVMGNLAATSHGSCVVIPAASFDAAATLRTVQRERVTSLYGVPTMFIAELDLPDFGSYDLSSLRTGIMAGSPCPAEVMKRVVAEMHMSEVSICYGMTETSPVSTQTRRDDDLERRTGTVGRALPHIEVKVIDPASGVTLPRGEAGELCTRGYSVMLGYWDDPARTSDVVDAGRWMHTGDLAVIRDDDYVQVVGRIKDMIIRGGENVYPREIEEFLHAHPKIADVQVVGVPDERYGEEVVACVIPRDPADPPGQEEIAAYCAERLARYKVPRRVEIVDAFPMTVSGKVRKIELRERFTRP from the coding sequence ATGACGACGCGAACAGCTGCGGCGGCCGCATCGGCGGCAGTGCCCGCCCCGGGCGCGCCCTCGTACACGCACGGCACCGGCACCACACCGCTGCTCGGCGACACCATCGGCGCGAACCTGGCCGCCGCTGTCGCCGCGTACGGGCAGCGCGAGGCGCTGGTCGACACCGCGTCCGGGCGGCGCTGGACGTACGCGGAGTTCGGTGCGGACGTCGAGCGGCTGGCGCGTGCCCTGCTCGCCCTGGGCATCGCGAAGGGCGACCGTGTCGGCATCTGGGCCGTCAACTGCCCCGAATGGGTGCTCGTCCAGTACGCGACGGCCCGGGTGGGCGCGGTCATGGTGACCATCAACCCGGCGTACCGCAGCCACGAAGTGGGCTTCGTGCTGCGGCAGTCGGGCGTCCGACTGCTGGTCGCGTCGTCGGCGCACCGGACGAGCGACTACCGGGCGATGATCGACGAAGTCCGGCCGCAGTGCCCGGGCCTGCGGGCCGTCCACTACATCGGCGACCCGAGCTGGGACGATCTGGTGGCGGCCGCCAGTGGCGCGACTGCCCAGGAACTGGTGGCGCGCGAGGCGGAGTTGTCCTGCGACGACCCGATCAATATCCAGTACACCTCCGGGACGACCGGCTTTCCCAAGGGCGCGACGCTCTCCCACCACAACATCCTCAACAACGGATACTTCGTCGGGGAGACGGTCGGATACACACCGGCCGACCGGATCTGCCTGCCCGTGCCCTTCTACCACTGCTTCGGCATGGTGATGGGCAACCTCGCCGCCACGTCCCACGGTTCCTGCGTGGTCATCCCGGCCGCCTCCTTCGACGCGGCGGCCACCCTGCGCACCGTGCAGCGGGAGCGGGTCACCTCGCTCTACGGCGTGCCCACGATGTTCATCGCGGAACTCGACCTGCCGGACTTCGGCTCGTACGACCTCTCGTCGCTGCGGACCGGCATTATGGCGGGCTCTCCGTGCCCGGCCGAGGTCATGAAGCGCGTCGTCGCGGAGATGCACATGAGCGAGGTGTCCATCTGCTACGGCATGACGGAGACCTCGCCCGTCTCCACCCAGACCCGGCGGGACGACGACCTGGAGCGCCGCACCGGAACGGTGGGGCGGGCGCTGCCGCACATCGAGGTCAAGGTGATCGACCCCGCGAGCGGCGTGACCCTGCCGCGCGGGGAGGCGGGCGAGCTGTGTACACGCGGCTACAGCGTGATGCTCGGCTACTGGGACGACCCCGCGCGCACCTCGGACGTCGTCGACGCGGGCCGGTGGATGCACACCGGGGACCTCGCGGTGATCAGGGACGACGACTACGTCCAGGTCGTCGGCCGGATCAAGGACATGATCATCCGGGGCGGGGAGAACGTCTATCCCCGGGAGATCGAGGAGTTCCTCCACGCGCATCCGAAGATCGCCGACGTCCAGGTGGTGGGGGTCCCCGACGAGCGCTACGGGGAAGAGGTGGTGGCGTGCGTCATCCCCCGTGACCCGGCCGACCCGCCGGGGCAGGAGGAGATCGCCGCGTACTGCGCCGAGCGGCTCGCGCGCTACAAGGTGCCGCGCCGGGTGGAGATCGTGGACGCGTTCCCGATGACGGTGAGCGGCAAGGTGCGCAAGATCGAGCTGCGGGAGCGCTTCACGCGACCGTAG
- a CDS encoding AMP-binding protein has translation MTAGGTTGRGADPSDPTAQFRTARDFLLAHRDDYRGAYEGFVWPRPAHFNWALDWFDRIAEDARNADRLALHIVEEDGSRTRRTFPEMAARSNQAANWLREQGVRAGDRIVVMLGNQVELWETALAAMKLRAVVIPATPLLGTLDLRDRVGRGGARHVIARAADAAKFDGVPGEYTRIVVGAGSAAAEPGAARSVPAGWRAYEDAYAAPVAFEPDGPTAADDPLMLYFTSGTTARPKLVEHTHVSYPIGHLATMYWIGLIPGDVHLNIASPGWAKHAWSNLFGPWNAEATVFIHNYTRFDAARLMAEMDASGVTSFCAPPTVWRMLIQADLSQLRTPPREVVAAGEPLNPEVIERVRREWGVTIRDGFGQTETAVQVANSPGQLVKAGSMGRPLPGFSVELLDPVSGEPGVAEGEISLVLAGRPVGLMTGYNGDPERTAAAMSGGFYRTGDIGARDADGYITYVGRSDDVFKASDYKISPFELESALLEHEAVAEAAVVPAPDPVRLAVPKAYVVLAEGWEPGPETAKVIFEHSRAVLAPYKRLRRLEFAELPKTVSGKIRRIELRERTAAGSAEEYAEGDLT, from the coding sequence ATGACGGCAGGCGGCACCACCGGCCGGGGCGCGGATCCAAGCGACCCCACCGCGCAGTTCAGGACGGCCCGCGACTTCCTGCTGGCGCATCGCGACGACTACCGGGGTGCGTACGAGGGGTTCGTGTGGCCCCGGCCCGCGCACTTCAACTGGGCGCTCGACTGGTTCGACCGGATCGCCGAGGACGCGCGGAACGCGGACCGGCTCGCGCTGCACATCGTCGAGGAGGACGGCTCCCGCACCCGCCGCACCTTCCCCGAGATGGCAGCCCGCTCGAACCAGGCGGCCAACTGGCTGCGCGAGCAGGGCGTGCGGGCCGGCGACCGGATCGTCGTCATGCTCGGCAACCAGGTGGAGCTGTGGGAGACCGCACTCGCCGCGATGAAGCTGCGGGCCGTCGTCATCCCCGCGACGCCACTGCTCGGCACCCTCGACCTGCGCGACCGGGTGGGGCGCGGCGGGGCCCGGCACGTGATCGCGCGCGCCGCCGACGCGGCCAAGTTCGACGGCGTCCCGGGGGAGTACACCCGGATCGTCGTCGGCGCGGGCTCCGCCGCCGCGGAGCCCGGCGCAGCGCGATCGGTGCCCGCCGGCTGGCGGGCCTACGAGGACGCCTACGCGGCGCCGGTGGCCTTCGAGCCGGACGGGCCGACCGCCGCCGACGACCCGTTGATGCTGTACTTCACCTCCGGCACCACCGCGCGCCCCAAGCTCGTGGAGCACACGCACGTCTCGTACCCGATCGGGCACCTCGCGACGATGTACTGGATCGGGCTGATCCCCGGTGACGTACACCTGAACATCGCCTCGCCCGGCTGGGCCAAGCACGCCTGGTCCAACCTGTTCGGGCCGTGGAACGCGGAGGCCACGGTCTTCATCCACAACTACACGCGCTTCGACGCGGCCCGTCTGATGGCGGAGATGGACGCCTCCGGTGTCACCAGCTTCTGCGCCCCGCCCACCGTCTGGCGGATGCTGATCCAGGCCGACCTGAGCCAGCTGCGCACCCCGCCGCGGGAGGTCGTCGCCGCCGGGGAGCCGCTGAACCCCGAGGTCATCGAGAGGGTGCGGCGCGAGTGGGGCGTCACCATCCGCGACGGTTTCGGCCAGACCGAGACGGCGGTGCAGGTCGCCAACTCGCCCGGGCAGCTGGTGAAGGCGGGCTCGATGGGCCGCCCGCTGCCCGGTTTCAGCGTCGAGCTCCTGGATCCGGTGTCCGGCGAGCCGGGTGTGGCCGAGGGCGAGATCAGCCTCGTGCTCGCCGGGCGCCCCGTCGGCCTGATGACGGGGTACAACGGCGATCCGGAGCGTACGGCGGCGGCCATGTCCGGTGGCTTCTACCGCACGGGTGACATCGGCGCCCGGGACGCCGACGGCTACATCACCTACGTGGGCCGCAGCGACGACGTCTTCAAGGCCAGCGACTACAAGATCAGCCCCTTCGAGCTGGAGAGCGCGCTCCTCGAACACGAGGCCGTGGCCGAGGCGGCCGTCGTGCCGGCCCCCGACCCGGTGCGCCTCGCCGTGCCCAAGGCGTACGTGGTGCTCGCCGAGGGCTGGGAGCCGGGCCCCGAGACCGCGAAGGTGATCTTCGAGCACTCGCGGGCGGTGCTCGCGCCCTACAAGCGGCTGCGGCGCCTGGAGTTCGCGGAACTCCCGAAGACCGTGTCCGGCAAGATCCGCCGTATCGAGCTGCGTGAGCGCACCGCCGCCGGCTCGGCCGAGGAGTACGCGGAGGGCGATCTGACATGA